The Deltaproteobacteria bacterium genomic sequence TTTGGAGCTGAGAGTAACGGTCCGTGCTGCAACTCTCTGGGCCTGGGTCGGCATCGGCCTTATTGTCCTGGTAGTTGCCGGCATGGTAGTCATGTTCATGAAAATGGGAAGGCGTTGACATGGACAACAAAGCAATTGTTGAGACTATGGATCTCACCAAGAAGTATGGCCATCACTTTGCGGTGGATCAGCTGAACTTTCATATTCGGCAAGGTGAGATCTTTGGCTTTCTGGGGCCAAATGGTGCAGGCAAGACAACCACGCTGCTCATGCTTCTCGGTCTCTGCCAACCTTCGGGGGGAAGCGCACGAGTGTGCGGTAAGAATCCCAGCAAGAATCCTCTTAAGGTGAAGCGGCTGGTTGGTTATCTTCCAGAGAATGTCGGCTTTTACAGTGATCTGGATGCGCTGCAGACTCTCAACTACATTGCCGAGCTCAATGGCATAGCAAGAGAGGAGATTGACACCAGGATACGTCAATGTCTGCAGACCGTTGGGCTTGCCGAGGAGACCTACAGCAAGAAGGTGGGAACTTATTCCAGAGGGATGAGGCAAAGACTCGGTATCGCCGAAGTTCTCATGAAGAATCCCGAGGTGCTCTTTCTAGACGAGCCCACCTCGGGTCTGGATCCAGACGGCGCCCTGCGACTTATCGAACTCATTAAAACTTTGAACCAGGAAAGAAACATTACGGTGCTTCTTTCTTCGCACAATCTGCAGCAAGTACAGAAAATTTGCCACCGAGTGGGCATCATGATTGGCGGCAGGATGGTGGCTCAAGGCTCAATCGATGACCTCGCCAGAGAAAAATTCGGCGTCGGTCGAGAAAAATACACCCTGGAAGAAATTTACATGAAGTACTTTCAGGAGGTCTGAACATGAAAGGCCTGCTTGCAGTGTACCGCAAAGAACTGGCGGACCAGTTCAGCAGTTACCGATTTATGATTCTTTTTGCACTGATTGCCATGGTCAGTCTCATCACCACTTACATGGCAGGAATAAGCCTCAGGGAGAGTCTCGAGGGAACTGTCAAGCCTAAATTTGTCTTTCTCATGTTGTTCAATACTACTGGGGCGCTTTTTTCTCTGGTCCAGTTTGTCGCCTTTTTCGGACCGCTCATCGGCCTGGTCATGGGCTTCGATGCCATCAACAGAGAACGGGCCCAGGGGACTCTCATCAAGATTATATCTCAACCCATTTATCGTGATGCTGTCATCAATGGCAAGTTCCTTGCCGGGGTGACAACCATCACGATCATGCTGGCAGCCATTGTGCTGACGATCACCGGCTTTGGTCTGACACTTCTGGGAATCGTTCCGGGAGTGGAAGAATTGGCCAGGTTATTGATCTACCTGATCATCAGCATCTGTTACATCTCATTCTGGCTCGGGGTGGCAATTCTTTTTTCCATTGTCTTCAAAAGCGTTGCCACCTCAGCACTCGCTGCCGTTGCTCTGTGGATTTTTCTTTCCTTCTTTGTTTCCCTGGGAGCCAGCGTTCTGGCAAACGCCGTTGCCAGCAGCCATGACAACAACCAGGCAAGCACTGAACTTCTTCTGAAAAGGGCCAAGTTGAAGGAAAACATCTCACTATTGTCCCCCATGGTGCTCTACTCCAATGCTTCGGCCACCATTATCGATCCCATGAGAAATACCACCAAAAGTCTGGTGCTCATGGGACCTCTGGAGAGGCTTTCCTCTTCCCGTTTTCAGAATCCTCTTTCACTGGATCAAAGTGTGCTGGTGGTGTATCCTCATCTGGTGGCCCTGGTGGCCATTACCTTGCTTTGTTTTGCAATCTCCTATCTGGTATTTATGACACAAGAAATTCGCAGCTGAATGGCATGCAGCGGATACAGGGTTGAAAGCGGCTCGGAGCATCTGGCAACAGACAGCAGGCTCGAAACTGAACTAAGGAAGAAAAAAGATGATCGAAGCAAAACATCTTCGCAAGCATTTCGGCAAGACCCTAGCTGTTGACGACATCTCCTTCAAGGTGGAGCGGGGAGAGGTTCTGGGGTTCCTCGGTCCCAATGCTGCCGGCAAATCCACCACAATGAGAATGCTTACTGGTTTTCTCACCCCCACCTCGGGCACTGCTGTGGTTGGCGGTGAGGATATAGTACGCTCTTCTCTGGCAGCGCGCAAAAAGCTAGGTTATCTGCCGGAAAATGCGCCGGTGTATCCTGACATGACTGTAACTGGATTTCTCGACTTTGTTGCTGAAATACGAGGTCTTACAGGCGCGACCAGGAAAAAGAGAGTTGCCGAAATAATCGAACAGTGTTTTCTCTCTGAAGTACGCTTTCAGACAATCAATACCCTGTCCAAGGGGTTCAAGCAAAGAGTGTGCTTTGCCCAGAGCATTATTCATGATCCCGAGTACCTGATTATGGATGAACCTACCGATGGTCTCGATCCCAACCAGAAACACGAGGTAAGGGCCATGATCCGGCAAATGGCCAGGGCCAAGACCATCATTCTTTCCACGCACATCCTCGAGGAGGTGGAGGCCGTCTGTAGCCGCGCCATTATCATCGCCCATGGCAAGATACTGGCAGATGATACTCCTGCAGGGTTGAGAAGACGCTCGCCACTGCACGGCTCCGTCTGCTTTACTGTTGAGACAGCGCAAAAAGAACTCACGCTGCAGAGGTTGCAAGAGGCCTCGGCAATCAAGATGGTGCAGGTTTTGAACGAAGAGGAGAAAATGCTACAAGCCAGGGTCTATCCACAGGATGCCGCCCTGCCAGTTGTCGATCTGGTTGCCGAGATTATCACCGGCACTGGAGGCAAGTTGCAATCATTCAGAGTGGAAGAAGGACGTCTTGACGAGGTCTTTCGCCTGATCACTCAGGAAGCATCCGGAGAGGAAAGGAAATGAGCAGTTTCTTGAGAAACATAAGAACTGTAATCAAGCGAGAGCTGGCAGGATACTTTGGCTCTCCCATTGCGTACGTCTTTATAGTCATCTTCCTCGTCATGTGCGGCTTTTTCACGTTTTCACTTGGCCATTTCTACGAACTCGGGCAGGCCGACCTCGGTCCCTTTTTCCAATGGCATCCCTGGATCTACCTTTTCCTGGTGCCGGCCGTTGCCATGCGGTTGTGGTCTGAGGAGAAACGTACAGGTACTATTGAATTGATATTCACCCTGCCCACCCGGCCCGCGGAGCTTATTCTGGGAAAATTTCTAGCTGCCTGGATATTTATCGCCATTGCGCTCTTGCTCACCTTTCCTCTGGTGCTGACAGTGTTTTACCTGGGAGAGCCTGACCCGGGCACTATTTTCACTGGCTACCTAGGAAGCCTCTTGCTCGCCGGCGCTTATCTGAGTGTGGGAAGCATGACATCTTCTCTTACCCGCAACCAGGTAATCAGCTTCATTCTTTCGGTAGTGATCCTCCTCTTCCTGGTGCTGGCTGGATGGCCGCCGGTAACCGATATCTTTTCCGGCTGGGCCCCCAGATGGCTGCTGGAAGTGGTGGCTGGCTTCAGCTTTGTGCCGCATTTTGTCTCCATGCAGCGCGGCATCCTGGACTTGCGAGACCTAGTTTATTACTTTTCCGTCATCTGTTTCATGCTTTTCGTCAATGGCATGGTTTTGCAAAACCGCAGAAGTGCCTGACAAGGGAGCTGGAATATGGAACAACGGCAGCTGAAGGGCGGTTATGATGCCAGAAGGACTCTCTTTTCTGTGCTGGCGACTGTTGTGCTGTTCATCATCCTGGTGTTGGTGAATGTCATATTTTCTCAAGCAAATATCCGCTGGGACCTGACTGAAAACCATATCTTCTCGCTCTCGCCTGGCACCAAACACATCCTCGCCAACCTCAAAGAACCGATAACCATAAAGCTGTTCGTCAGCAAGAGCAATCGCAACTTTCCCACCGACCTAAAGCACTATGCCCGCAGGGTGAGAGACTTTCTGGAGGAGTACCGCTATGCCAGCAACAACAAGGTGCAGTTGGAGGAATACGACCCCAAGGTAGACTCGGATGAAGAAGAATGGGCCCAGACATACGGCATACAACCCATGCAAACTGGTACCGGTGACCGCATCTACTGCGGACTGGTGTTCTTGTGTCAAGATCGGGAGGAAAAGATTCCCCTGCTTGATCCAAATCGCGAAGAACTGCTCGAATACGATCTTACCCGGATCATCCATCAGCTGGAGTCACCCCGGAAAAAAGTGGTGGGCGTTCTCAGCAGCTTGCCGGTATTTGGCTCTTCTGGCCCGCTCATGCCTGGACAACCAGCCGACGCCAATCCCTGGTTTTTTATAACCGAGCTCGAGAAGAGCTATGAGGTCAGGCGCATCCAACTTTCCGCTGACCGCATCGACCCGGCAATAGATCTCCTGCTCATCATCCACCCCAAGCAGCTCAGCGAAAAAATGCAATACGCTGTTGACCAGTACATACTTGCCGGCAAGAACAGCATCATTTTTGTGGATCCATTCTGTCTCTCCGACAACAGCAGGCAGCAGCAGGTTGGCTTCCGGCAGCCGTCCAGTTCATCGCTCGACCGCCTTTTCAAGCAGTGGGGTATCGTGGCGAACACCAGCAAAGTTCTGGTCGATTTCGATCATTTGACCAGGGTCCGGACGCAGACGGGCGCTGTTGAAGACAGCCCGGTTATGATTTCAGCCAGAGCTGACGTCTTGAATCAGCAGGATATTATTACGGCAAAACTCGAAAGTATGCTATTCCCATTGGCAGGTTCAGTCGAGAAAACAGAAAAAAGTGAGTACGACTTCGAACCACTGATACGGTCGGGAAAAAATGCCGGTCTGATCGACAGCTTCCAGGTAAATTTCGGCACAGCCGCGCTGAGAAGAAATTTTGTGCGCGGCGACCACCAGTATAACATTGCCGTGCGCGTTCGGGGAAAATTCAAGACCGCCTTTCCCGGAGGTCCGCCCTCTGCAGAAGAATCCACAGATGCCAGCAGCAAGGAGCAGCCAGAAACGAGCCACCTTGCTGAAGCCGCCAAGCCGTCTACTGTTATTGTGGTTGCTGATGCTGACATGCTGGCAGACAGATTTTTTGTCCACAGAGGCAGGTTTCTCGGATTCCCCATTGCCAGGGTCTTTAACGACAACCTCAGCTTCGTGGCCAACGCCTGCGAATTACTTACCGGCAGTGATGACCTCATAGCACTCCGCTCACGAAGCAAGTCGGACAGACCCTTTACCACTGTGCTGGCCTTGCAAAGCCGGGCGCAAGAGCGTTGGTTGGCCAAAGAGAAGGAACTGGCCAAGAGAGCCGAGGAGACCAACAAAAAACTCAGGGAACTGCAGCAAAGAAAGAACTCCTCGCAAAAGCTGATACTCAGTCCAGAGCAGGAAGCTGAAATTGACAGGTTCCGTCAAGAAAAAAGAAAAATCGATCGTGAACTCAAAGAGGTGCGCAAAAATTTGCGGGCAGACATCGAATCGCTGGGCACCAGATTGAAGTGGCTCAACATTTTAGCAATGCCGATTGTGGTTTGTTTTGCCGGGATTCTTTTCGCTATCTACAGACAGAGGAGAATGAGGAGGCCATGAAAGCGAAAAGCTTGCTTGTCATGATAGCTGTACTGGCAGGTGTGGCCGTGGTGGCGTTCTTGGTAGTGCAGCAAAAATCACCGGAACAATCTACCGCGACCCAGGGCAGGCGTCTTTTTGCAGATCTGCCGCTGAACAAAATCGAGGCTATCAATCTCACAGCTGCAGAGGGCTCTGTTTCACTTGCCAGGAAAAATGATTTATGGGTTGTGGCAAGTCACTATGACTATCCGGCCGACTTCAACAAGATTGTCAATTTTCTCCGCACCTTGAAGGAGGCAAAGGTCGGTCGACAGTTCAAAGCTTCGCCAGAGACATTAGAGAGGTTGTCCCTGCAACCTCCAGACAGCAAGGATGCAGACAAAGAGAGCAAAGGTTTGCTGGTAGAGCTGCTGGATGGCCAGGGAAGGCAGCTTGCTGCAATACTGTTTGGCAAGCCGAGGAAAAACGCAGGAACGGGCCGGCCCGGCGGCGGCCACTACCTGAGGCTGCCAGAGGAGTCCCGGGTGTATCTGGTGGACTCTACCTTCAGCTTCCTCCCCAGGGAAGCCCCCGGCTGGCTACAAAAACGCCCTGTTCAGGTGGCAGCAGAAGAAGTACAGGAGGTTTCCTGCCTGAGCAGTGATAGGAAAAAGACCTACTATGTTCTGGCACGAACAAAGAGAGGGGAAGACTTTTCGCTGTCCAAAATGACCAGAGGCAAAATGCTCAAGAAAATCACTGTAGACAGGCTCGTCAGAGCGCTTTCTTCCCTGCGCATAGAGGATGTCCAAGATCCTGCGCAGGCCTCCAGCTCGCTGGACAAGCAATTCCCCTATCTTCTGGAATATCGCCTATTCAACGGCATCACCTATCGCGTCTATCCCAGCAAGACATGCCCGGAAAAGGTAGGCTGTTTGCTGCGGCTGCAGGTTGGCTTCTCGCCGCCTGCAACGAACAAGGAGAAGAAGTCTGTCGAAGAGTCAGTAAAACAAACAGCAAAGGCAGCTGACAAAACAGTAGCGGAGCTGGCTCAGGAAGCAAAGGAGTTGAATGAACGGTTCAGCAAATGGCTATTCGTCACACCAGACTGGCAACACAACTCATTTGTGACAGACCGCAACCAATTACTGGAAGAGGCAAAGACAACATAAGGCGGGACAGCGACGCGGGCCAGCAAACACCGCCCCACTACCGTTGATTTGCACTGGATGTCTCAGGTTGAGAATACTCCTCTCCACCAGGGCCTTTGGTTCTCAAGGCTTCTCTGGTCAGCTCCTGCAGCTGGATGCCTCTGCTTTTCAGCAGCTGCTCCAGTTCATCGCATTTTTCATAAGGAATCCACAGGTAAAGTCTTATATTGTGCTCGTCGGCGGGTACATCTTCCAGGTCGAGGAGCTGCCGGCCGTCCCAGTCTCCTAGATATCGCCTCAGACAATCCACCAGAAGCTGCCGCCAGTGAATTCCTTGGGATGAGGCAATATTTTCCAGGTCGCGGCAGAGTCTTCTGGGAAGCTCCTGCTGGTAAATTCTGGCGTGGGTATCCCTTGTCATCATCTTCACCTACCACCAATGATCGCTGCCTTTGCCTGGCCAGACGGTGCCAACAGCAAATGGTCTCAATTAGAGAAGTCCCCGATAAAAGCCGCCATCCACCTGAATAGAAGTGCCGGTGATGTAGCTGGCCCGCTCAGAAGCAAGAAAGACCACCAGGTTCGCCAGCTCCTCTGGCCTACCCAGGCGCTGCATGGGAATGCTCTGCTCCCAGCCCCGGACAACTTCAGCAGGTGTGAGGCCT encodes the following:
- a CDS encoding ABC transporter ATP-binding protein; translated protein: MDNKAIVETMDLTKKYGHHFAVDQLNFHIRQGEIFGFLGPNGAGKTTTLLMLLGLCQPSGGSARVCGKNPSKNPLKVKRLVGYLPENVGFYSDLDALQTLNYIAELNGIAREEIDTRIRQCLQTVGLAEETYSKKVGTYSRGMRQRLGIAEVLMKNPEVLFLDEPTSGLDPDGALRLIELIKTLNQERNITVLLSSHNLQQVQKICHRVGIMIGGRMVAQGSIDDLAREKFGVGREKYTLEEIYMKYFQEV
- a CDS encoding ABC transporter permease subunit, producing the protein MKGLLAVYRKELADQFSSYRFMILFALIAMVSLITTYMAGISLRESLEGTVKPKFVFLMLFNTTGALFSLVQFVAFFGPLIGLVMGFDAINRERAQGTLIKIISQPIYRDAVINGKFLAGVTTITIMLAAIVLTITGFGLTLLGIVPGVEELARLLIYLIISICYISFWLGVAILFSIVFKSVATSALAAVALWIFLSFFVSLGASVLANAVASSHDNNQASTELLLKRAKLKENISLLSPMVLYSNASATIIDPMRNTTKSLVLMGPLERLSSSRFQNPLSLDQSVLVVYPHLVALVAITLLCFAISYLVFMTQEIRS
- a CDS encoding ABC transporter ATP-binding protein; its protein translation is MIEAKHLRKHFGKTLAVDDISFKVERGEVLGFLGPNAAGKSTTMRMLTGFLTPTSGTAVVGGEDIVRSSLAARKKLGYLPENAPVYPDMTVTGFLDFVAEIRGLTGATRKKRVAEIIEQCFLSEVRFQTINTLSKGFKQRVCFAQSIIHDPEYLIMDEPTDGLDPNQKHEVRAMIRQMARAKTIILSTHILEEVEAVCSRAIIIAHGKILADDTPAGLRRRSPLHGSVCFTVETAQKELTLQRLQEASAIKMVQVLNEEEKMLQARVYPQDAALPVVDLVAEIITGTGGKLQSFRVEEGRLDEVFRLITQEASGEERK
- a CDS encoding ABC transporter permease subunit is translated as MRNIRTVIKRELAGYFGSPIAYVFIVIFLVMCGFFTFSLGHFYELGQADLGPFFQWHPWIYLFLVPAVAMRLWSEEKRTGTIELIFTLPTRPAELILGKFLAAWIFIAIALLLTFPLVLTVFYLGEPDPGTIFTGYLGSLLLAGAYLSVGSMTSSLTRNQVISFILSVVILLFLVLAGWPPVTDIFSGWAPRWLLEVVAGFSFVPHFVSMQRGILDLRDLVYYFSVICFMLFVNGMVLQNRRSA
- a CDS encoding Gldg family protein, which produces MEQRQLKGGYDARRTLFSVLATVVLFIILVLVNVIFSQANIRWDLTENHIFSLSPGTKHILANLKEPITIKLFVSKSNRNFPTDLKHYARRVRDFLEEYRYASNNKVQLEEYDPKVDSDEEEWAQTYGIQPMQTGTGDRIYCGLVFLCQDREEKIPLLDPNREELLEYDLTRIIHQLESPRKKVVGVLSSLPVFGSSGPLMPGQPADANPWFFITELEKSYEVRRIQLSADRIDPAIDLLLIIHPKQLSEKMQYAVDQYILAGKNSIIFVDPFCLSDNSRQQQVGFRQPSSSSLDRLFKQWGIVANTSKVLVDFDHLTRVRTQTGAVEDSPVMISARADVLNQQDIITAKLESMLFPLAGSVEKTEKSEYDFEPLIRSGKNAGLIDSFQVNFGTAALRRNFVRGDHQYNIAVRVRGKFKTAFPGGPPSAEESTDASSKEQPETSHLAEAAKPSTVIVVADADMLADRFFVHRGRFLGFPIARVFNDNLSFVANACELLTGSDDLIALRSRSKSDRPFTTVLALQSRAQERWLAKEKELAKRAEETNKKLRELQQRKNSSQKLILSPEQEAEIDRFRQEKRKIDRELKEVRKNLRADIESLGTRLKWLNILAMPIVVCFAGILFAIYRQRRMRRP
- a CDS encoding DUF4340 domain-containing protein, with product MKAKSLLVMIAVLAGVAVVAFLVVQQKSPEQSTATQGRRLFADLPLNKIEAINLTAAEGSVSLARKNDLWVVASHYDYPADFNKIVNFLRTLKEAKVGRQFKASPETLERLSLQPPDSKDADKESKGLLVELLDGQGRQLAAILFGKPRKNAGTGRPGGGHYLRLPEESRVYLVDSTFSFLPREAPGWLQKRPVQVAAEEVQEVSCLSSDRKKTYYVLARTKRGEDFSLSKMTRGKMLKKITVDRLVRALSSLRIEDVQDPAQASSSLDKQFPYLLEYRLFNGITYRVYPSKTCPEKVGCLLRLQVGFSPPATNKEKKSVEESVKQTAKAADKTVAELAQEAKELNERFSKWLFVTPDWQHNSFVTDRNQLLEEAKTT